The Armatimonadota bacterium DNA window TGATCGATTTTAGGTCGAGGCACTCCGCCGTCGCGTACTCCAAATGACTCCCAACAGCATCCACATAAAGCCTGGATCCGTTCATCAAGAAGCCGCCAGAGTGGGACGGTTCGAACACCTCGTCACGCGAGTGGAGGTCAATCAGCCCAAGGCGCTGCTCAAGGAAGATGTGGTCTTTGATCGCGTCAACAACCGATTCAGCTGTGCCTAACTCGTCGTCCAGCACCAAGCAACCGAATTCAGTCTCGATCCCAAAGATTCGACCAGGCCACTTCTTTCTCACGGTAGTTGCTACGATGCGTCGCGCCCGATTATTCCAGCATCCCGCAGAAGTTCTATCCATTCTTGCAGGCCCTCGTTGGCTTTTTCGATCTTGTAGGCGCGCTTGAGTCCTTTGTCACGCATCGGTTCTGGCGGGTCTGGGAACAATCCCCAATTCACGTTCATCGGTGCGAACTCTCGCTCGATTGGGTCCCGCAAGTGTGAGATCAGTCCACCGTACGCCGTCGCCCTGCTCGGAAGTGGCAGCTCGAACCCTCCCAATTGTGCGACCGCATGTAGGCCACTCAAGATTCCAATCGCGGCGCTTTCGACGTATCCTTCCACTCCCGTGAGCTGACCTGAAAGGAATACTCCCGGCTTTTGAACTACTTGGAGGCGATCATCAAGGGCGGTCGGCGCCTCGACATAAGTGTTGCGGTGGATGACACCATAACGGACAAATTCGGCGTTTTCTAACCCCGGAACCATTTGGAAAATCCGCTTTTGCTCTCCCCACTTGAGGCGGGTTTGGCTGGCGACTAGCGAATACAGAGTGCCTTCTTTGTTCTCTGGTCGGAGTTGCAGCGCTGCATAAGGCCGGCGGCCGGTTCGTGGATCGGTGAGTCCAACCGGTTTGAAATTCCCGAACGCCAGACTACGCTCGCCCTTTTCTGCGATTGCTTCGATCGGAGTGCAGCCACTGAAGTACTTAATCTTTTCGAGGAGTTGCCCCTCAAGCTCATTGGGGTCCGCATCTCGCTTTCCGCCAGCTTCGAATGCATGGATCGGAGCCCGCTCGGCGTTCACGAGTTCTCTCACGAAGTTGAGATAGCTATCTTTCTCAAACGGACAATTGATGTAATCCTGCCCGTCCCCTTTTCCGTACCGGCTCTCTCGGAAGGCGATGTTGAAATCGATGCTCTCGACCGTCACCGTTGGGCTGACGGCATCATAGAAATAGAGATGCTTTCGGCCGATCCAACCCGCCAGGGCCTCACTGAGTTCGGGAGAAGTCAGCGGCCCCGTCGCAAGGATGAGCGGCCCATTCTGGATCGCAGTGTCAACATCCTCAGGCTGAAACTCTTCCCTTCGAACCTCAATGAGTGGGTGGTCTGCGATCGTACGGGTGATATCTTCGGCGAACTTCGCCCGGTCGACGGCTAGGGCTTCGCCAGCAGGAACCGAGTGACGTTCTGCGATCTCGAGCACGATGGAACCCAGCGCGCTCATTTCCGCCTTAAGCTGGCCCGCTGGAGACGTGCTCAGCTTGGATTTGAAACTATTCGAACAGACGAGCTCGGCAAAGGAATCGGTCGTATGTGCTGGTGTCATCCGCACAGGGCGCATTTCGTACAGCACCACTCGTTGGCCGCGAGTAGCAGCCGCCCAAGCGGCTTCAACTCCCGCAAATCCACCGCCGACGACTGTGATCAACGAGCGATTCTCTCGGCGATTGCAGTGCCCATCTGACTCGTGCTCACCAGTTGGCAACCTGATTCAAAGATGTCTGCCGTTCGAAGCCCAGCTTCGAGAGTAGATTCAATCGCTGATTCGATCTTGCCTGCCCCATCAATGTCTCCAAGCGAGTATTCGAGCAGCATGGCCGCGCTCAAGATGGTCGCAATCGGATTCGCTTTGCCTTGCCCTGCGATGTCTGGTGCAGAGCCGTGGGAAGGCTCATACAGCCCGAAAGAGCCATCGGATAGCGACGCGCTTGGCAACAAGCCAAGTGAACCGGTAACCATCGCCGCCTCATCGCTGAGGATATCGCCGAACATGTTCTCGGTGAGAATGACGTCGAACTGAGCAGGATCGCGCACAAGCTGCATGGCGCAGTTGTCGACAAGCATATGTGACAAGCTGACATCCGGAAACTCCAGTGCAATCTCGTTGACGACTTCTCGCCAAAGCCGGCTGGTTTCGAGCACGTTGGCCTTATCAACGCTGCAAACTTGCTTTCTTCGATTGCGGGCGATTTCAAAACTGCGCCTTGCAATCCGCTCAATCTCGAACCTGGAATACACGCAGGTGTCGATCGCGACGGTGCCATTCTCACGCCGCTCACGTGGCTGACCGAAGTAGATCCCACCTGTTAGCTCGCGAAACACCACACAGTCGATTGGCCCATTAGGCATCTTGACCGGAGACGCGCTCAACAACTGCTTGAATGCCTTCGCGGGTCGCACGTTAGCATACAGGTTCAGTTCGCGCCTGAGTGGAAGCAATGCACCGACTTCCGGCCGCATCGAAATTGGCTCAATTCGGTCCCACTTTGGTCCTCCGACTGCGCCGAGAAGGACCGCATCAGACTCCTTGCAAAGCGCGAGAGTGTCTTCTGGCAAAGGCGTCCCTGTGGCGTCGTAAGCTGCGCCGCCAATCAAAGCTTCTGTGAATTCAAGGTCTGTTCGGACCGCGTTGAGAACCTTGACTGCTTCGGCGGTCACCTCAGGACCGATTCCATCGCCAGCGAGAACTGCAATTTTGTGGGGCATAATGCGCAAATTATGGCATCCTATTGGGGGAGCCAACTGAAATCTTTGAACTCAAACACGATGATCCGAAACTTGATTTTGCTTGTGCTACCTTTCGTGCTACAAAGCTCCCAGATTCTGGATCGGAAGTTTGAATCCTCTCAGCGCACTCCTCCGACAGACAAAGTCCTTTCGCGGCTCGCGGCAGGAGTGAATGTTGATCATTGGCTTTCGCACCGTGATTCGGTTGAGATCAAAGACATAAAGGGCTATCTGCCGCCGAGCGAAATGGACTTTATGAAGTCGATGGGAATCAAAATGATTCGACTTCCCTTCGTCCAGCGAGCTATTAGCGACTCTGATTCGGGACTGCCGTTGAATGAAGCTAAGTGCAAAGCTGTGGAGTCCGAAATTCGTGAACTTAACCGACGCGGAATCTTTGTGATCTTAGATTTTCATCCCAAAGAGACCTTCGGCGCAACGCTCAATGACCCCAAAAATGCTGCGAGTTTCATCGAATTTTGGAAAGCCGTCGCCACAAGGTTTTCAAAGATTTCCGAATCGAATATTGCATTCGAAGTACTGAACGAACCCACGACCGGCAACAGGACGATGTGGTGGAGCGTGCAACTCCGAGCCGTGCAAGCGATACGCTCAGTTGCGCCAAAGCACACCATTCTCGTCAGTCCAGACGGCCGTTCTGAGATCAAAGACCTGATCGCTGAGAAGCCGTACGAGATTCCGAATCTGGTGTATGTCTTCCACTTTTACGACCCGTTTATCTTCACTCACAACAACGCGCCATGGGTCGATTCGCACTTGGCAAATTGGCGAGGTGTCCGGTATCCCTCCAGTCCAGAGACTGCCAAGAGGCTAGAGACTCAGGTTCAAAATCGTGCTTGGCTAGAAGTCTACAACGAGTATTCGAAGCAAACTTGGAACTATGACGCGATTGAGAATCGGATCGCTCTCGCCGATCAATGGGCCAAGCATTTCGGTGTCAAATTGATTTGCGACGAATTCGGAACCTACCGGCCCAATGCTGACCCGTACAGTCGTACGCTTTGGCACCGCGATGTTCGCAAGGCTCTTGAGAAGTTTGGAATTGGTTGGGCAATGTACTCCTATCGTGGCGGGATGGGGTTCGCCTATCGTGAGTTCTTTGTTCCAGAGAGTTACGACACCGCGGACTGGAACACGGTTTTCGCCTTAGGTTATCAAAAGCCGCCAAGACCGAAGAGTCGGTAATCTTCACACAGCATGTTCGACTGGCTGTGGCAATTTGACGTTTGGGGCGTGCGCGCGCTGAACGTTGATGCTCGGCAGTCGTGGCTCGACCCGATCATGCTGGTCATCACGAATACTGGCCTCGGCCAAATTCAACTCGCCCCCTTTTTGGCGATTGTCATCAACAAGAAGCTAAATCAGAAGTTTCACTGGCTCACTTGGCTGGTGGTATCGGTGATTGTCGGAATCTTGGGATGGCGAGAAAATCATCTGATTTTGCACTTGGCATCCTTCGCGGTATTGGCGATTGCTTTCTACCGAATCAAGCCAGAACTAGCTTCCAAAGTATGGGGATCGGTGATTTTAGGTTTCTTGATTCACGGGATCTTGCGGCAACTCTTCCACCGTCCGAGGCCTAGTAATTTTGCGTGGTCAAATCCACTTGAGCCGTATTTTCAAGATAGCTTTCCGAGCGGGCACGCCTTCTCTACTGCCGCGATCGCCTTCTGTTTGATGATGAACTTGAGTGGCTCGGGTGTTCGGGTTCTTGCCGGAGTCTGGCTGCTACTCGTGATGGCGAGCCGGGTTTATGTCGGCGTCCATTTTCCAACAGATGTTCTTGCTGGTGCGGGAATCGGCTTGATGGCTGCGTCCATTGTCCAAATGCTCACGAAAGGGCCAGTTCAGCGTACAATAGAAGTGTGAAAGTCAGGGTCATCGCCATCGCATTCCCGCTCAGTTGCGTTCTCGCAATTTCGGGCTTCTTGATGTCGCGAATGGCAAAAAGTCAACCATTTGGTGAAAAGCCGTACGTGATTCCGACTCGGCATCCTGTCACCAAGGAGATGGAAATTGCCGCCGAGAATCTCAAGCGGACACCAGCGCCTAAGTTTGTGTTGTCCGATCAAAACGGTGATCTGATTTCCAGCGACCTCCTAAAGTCCGGTAAGCCGACATTGTTGCTGTTCATCAAGGACGGATGCCCTTGCAGCATCGAGAGTCAGCCTTTCTTTAATGATTTGGCCGCGAAGTTTGGCGGCGACGTTCACTTCTTGGGGATCATCGATGGCTCGGCGAAAGCATCCCAGAACTTCGCCGACGCCAATACTGTGCCTTTTTCTATTCTTGTCGATCCATCTAAGTCGCTCATGAAAGCGTTCAAGATCGAAGCCAGTAGTAGCTTTGCCGTGATTGATGGCAAGGGCATGATCGTCACCGTCTCGCCTGGATACAACAAGGCGAGCCTCCGTCAAGCCAATTTCTTGCTCGGAACGCTATCAAAGACTGGCCCACGCGAGTTTGACGATGCAGACGTGCCTGAAAAAATTACAGCTGGTTGCGCCTTCTTCAGCGACTAGAGTTGTATTTTTTGAGTTCGGCGAGTAGCTCTTTCTGACTTAGTGTCAACGTGTAGTCGCTTCGCGTCCGCTCGACCACCGCTCGCAATGCATCACAAGTACGGCGGAGTCCACCGGAAAGCGAATCTGGGTAGTCGTAGGTGATCAACTCGTCATAAACGGACTCCATCCAAATTAGAATCCGCTCAGCTTCTTCCCCGCGGCTATGCCGCAGTTCATCCAGAGCGTATCGTCGGCATTCGCTGGCCGCCTCTCCGAGTCCGTTAAGATAGCTCACCACATCGACGCCAAGTTCAGCGAGGCTTGGAACCGGTTTCGATTGTGTGATCGCGAATACGGCTGCGGCTTCCACAAGCTCCTTCTCTGCATCTTGAAGATATCCCGCATAAAGAATTGCCGGAGAGGGCGTAAGTTCGGCGCGAAGTGCTCTTGAACGCTGTTTTGCCTCTTCAAGCAAAACCTCCGCTTCCGCGAATTGCTTGCGATGCACGTGGCGAATCGACTTGCTGCAAAGCTGGATGATCTGGCGACAGATCGCGAGTGCCGATTCACGGCGCTTGTGCATCGCGTCCAAGATTTGTCGGGCTTCTGGGTCAACGAGTGGAATGCTCATAGGAGTTTAAGTTTCTTGAAACTGGTGTACTTGTTATGGCCGATGATGATGTGGTCGATCAGCGGGATGTCAAGCAACACGCCGACCTGGGCCAACTTCTCGGTCACGTCCATATCCTCAGGACTTGGCGTGGGATCGCCGCTGGGATGATTGTGCACGACAGCAAAGCTCGCGGCGCCTTCTCGAACCGCCTCACGAAATACTTCCCTCGGCCCAACAATGCTCATGTTGATCGTGCCGATGTGGATGGTCTTTCGGCTGAGAACGTTGTTCTTTGAGTCCAAGTAGAGCGCGCAGAAGTACTCCTTCGGTTCGCCGTCGAGATCTCTGAAAAGCTTGTAGATGTCCTCTGCGCGATCGATTCGTGTCTTTTGCCCCCGGTTCACTAATGAAAATCTACGAGCCAGTTCGAACGCTGCGAGGCATTGTTGAATCCTAAACGGGTCGGTGACACCGATCTCTTCCAAATCTGCGCGCGAGAGGTCTCTTAAAGAATCCAGCCCGCGCCTGGTCATGAGAACTTTTGCATTCTCAACGATGGTTGCAACTCCATCTGGATTCTCCGCGGCCACGATCCCGATAAGCAATGGAATGCTGGCACTCTCCTTCCCTTCGATGAGGTACCTCTCGTAGATTGTTTCCTCCGGAGTTGGGTTCATGGCGTGCCTTTAAAGTGAATCGACAAATTGCACGAAGTATTTTCTGGAATCCCACGGTCCGGGGGCCGCTTCGGGGTGATATTGAATGCTCGTTGCCCTGTAGTCTTGGTGCCGAATGCCTTCGACTGTTCCATCGTTCACATTGATTTGTGTCACTTCCGCACCGGTACCTTCGAGCGATTCCGGATCGACCGCATATCCGTGATTTTGTGAAGTGATGGTCACCGAGCCATCCAGCAAGTCTTTCACCGGATGGTTAGATCCTCGGTGCCCGAACGGCAGTTTGTACGTGCTACCGCCAAGCGCTTGGCACAGCAGTTGATTGCCCAAACAGATCCCAAAGATCGGCTTTTGCCCCAGAAGTTCTTTTACCGTCGCAACGATCGGCTGAAGCCGGGCCGGATCTCCTGGGCCGGGGCTAAGCAGAATGCCGTCTGGGTCATAGCTCAGAATTTCGTTCACACTCGCCGTTGCGGGGAGGATAATCGTTCGCACGCCCAGAGAAGCAAAACGCCTCAGAATATTTTGCTTCAGGCCGCAATCAATGGCGACGAGTTTCTTATTGTAAGGCGAAGAGGGCTCGTCGATCGCCTCACGACCCATCTTTCCCCAAGCGTACGGCGTTCGAGTCGTCACCTTGTAGACAAAGTCAGTTTCGTCATAAGATTCCATCGCGTGCAGTCTCGCCACGGCTTGCTCAGGATTCTCTAGCGTGATCATCCCCATACAAACGCCCATTTCCCGGATATGCCGCGTCAATGCTCGAGTGTCGATGCCCTGAATTCCAGTAAGTCCTCGCTCCGAAAGAAGTTCATGGAGTGATTTCTTTGAGCGCCAATTGCTCGGGCGATCACACGCTTCGCGCACGATAAAGCCGGATGGCTGGAGTCGATCAGATTGGAAGTCGTCTTCGTTGATGCCGTAATTCCCGATGAGCGGATACGTCATCGTGACAAGTTGACCGGCATAACTAGGATCGGTGAGGATCTCCTGGTACCCCGTCATACCGGTGTTGAACACCACTTCACCGACGGTTTCGCGGATGGCGCCAAGGGGCCTTCCAGGGTAAACGGTTCCGTCGCTCAGAATCAGGTTCACGGATACTAACTGTACCTCGCAGACCTACCGACCAGGGTCGCTTCGTTGTGCGACGGCACGTACCATCGGATCTGGATCGTTGCGCAGTGATACGTAGGTGAGCCTAAAATTCTCTGGACACCGACCCTTGAGGGTGATCAACGCTTGCATCCGGTACCCAGGACTGGGGTCGAGCAACCTACCTGCGACTTGCTCCAGCGCTTCTGCTGTGCCGACCGCACCCAGAACTTCCATACCGATTCTTGCCGCGCGCTCATCGCTTTCTAACAAGAGTTGTGTGCCAGCTTGCATCGCTTTTTCTGGGAATTGTGCGACGAGGCTGAGCGCGGCTTTTCGCATCGGTAAGCTCTTTGCGGTCAAGAACGCTTGGGCCGTGCCGAAAGCCCGTTCATCTCCAATTTGTGCGAGCGAGATCATAGCCGCGAGACCGGTCGTTCCATCTTTGCGCGTGAGCGGCATCAACCGGTCGACGCTGACGGATGACTTCAACACTCCCGCCGCGCGGATGGCTTGCAGCGAGACACTTGGATTATCGATCAACGGCGGGACGATTGAGGCGACCTCCATAAATGCTCCATCGACGGCGATCCCGAGGCCGTTTCGCTGCTCTGCAGTGGTTCCCCGCGCGATCTTAAACGCGAGTGCTTCTGCAGCATCGTGCCCAACAGCTTTGATCACTGCGACAAAGGCACGCTGCTGTAGCCGGTCCGCTTTGGCGAGGCGATTGTCGAGCATCCATTTGACCGCTGGAATCCCGATCGCGATAAGCTTGTTCGTGTTGAGATTGACTTCCTGCTGAGCAGTGCCGACGCCCCACTGACAAGCCAGCCGATAGATTTCTGCGATGGTCTTATCGTCTGGCATCGGCTGAGAATTTGGCTTGGGAACGTCTGGGGAATCGACGGGACGAGGTGCCTGAATTCGCGGTGTCTCTGCGTCATAGGCCACGCCCCAGAGTTCGGTCACTGTCGCGGAGGCGTCAACGAGTCCCTCGCGATACTTGTCTTGTCCGGAAGCATCTAAAAAGATTCCAAGCGAACCGGATGACCGGGCAGCATTTCCTACCCCGGCAGGTCCTTGATATCGATCGTCCCCACCAAAATCGAAAAACATTCCGATACCATTCGCGTTGCCGACACCGGGAGTCGAATCCCTTGCCGTGTAGATATCGTTGCCGGAGCGGTCGATCAGCGCAGCGACGCCGTAATCGTGCCCGATCGCAAGACTTGCGCCGAATTTGGTGACGTAGGCGTCATCACCACCGTTGTCAGTGAGATAAGCCGCAGTGCAGTGCATCGCGCTGGCTTGAGCGTAATGGTACGCCGAATAAGTGTCATGTCCACCGCCGTCCCAAAGCCCGCCGATAGCGAACCAATAGCTCGCGCCCTGCGCGTAAGTCTCTGCAAGATATGCATCATCACCAGCAAGGTCTAGTAGGAACCCGACTCCACCACTAATTCCGCCAGTGTCTTCGCGGTATCCCATCCCAAATCCTTGCGCAAAACTGTAGTTCACATCAGCGAACAAAGGTGAATTGAGCGCGGTGCCACCAGCACGATAAATGTCGCGTCCTTTACGATCTGAAAGAACACCAAATCCAAGTGTCCGTGCAGCCCCTTGCCCCGTGAGGTGTATGTCGTAGGTGTCGCTTCCGCTGGAATCGATCAGCAATCCAGCGCCAAATGCGCCAAACCCTTGTGCGAGGCAGTGCGATTTGTAGGAATCGTCGCCAGCCTGGTTGACCAAAATGCCAACCCCCGCAATACCACATCCCAGTCCAATCGACTTGTTTGAGTAAATGTCGTCACCCGCGCAATCCCATGCGATACCGATTCCGAGTAATCCTGCGCCGATGCTAAGGTCGGAAGGAGTGTAGCGATCGTCTCCATTGATATCGACCAGCACACTGGCGTAGCCTGCGCCACCGCCTGCTCGGCCAGTGTAAACATCATCGCCGCCCATATCGATCGTCAGCACCGCATCCTTCTCGCTGTGGACATCCCGGCCGGGGCCAGTGATTCGAACGGTTTGACCGGCGACCTTGGCGATCATCGGGAATTTTGCGCCGCTCGGATTCAGGACCTTCAACTGCGCAACGAGTGTTTCAACTGCGTTGTTCAGTGCGATTCCTGCACGGAAAATCCGCTTCAAATCGATCTTTCGGAGCAATCCAAACGCGTCGTCACGAGGAATCGGCTTTGAATTCACGAAGTCGAATCCAGGATTAAATTCCTCCATCATGAGCGCTGGCAGGCTTTCGATCAGTGATCTTCGTTCGGCCTCAGAGAGTTCACCAAGACTCGCGCGTAATTCTTGCGACGCAACGGAAATCTGCTTCAATACTGGCGTCACAAGAGAGGCATACGGCTCTGGTAGTCCGAGTTCCTTGATTGCTAGTGGCTTTGATTCTGGAGGCAATTCCAGGCCTTGTTCGAGAGTGTCGCTGAGCAACCTCAGGGACTGTGAAACGGAAGTATTGGCCAGTGTCGCTTCGAGCTTATCGATCCGGCTAGCACCCGAGATCGGATTTTGCAGAGCGTCCGAAATCAAAGGCAGCCGAAAATCATCGCTATACGGCTCGCGGCTCCAGCGCAAGTCTTCATCAGTTAAGTTCGAGATGCGAAGGGTGTCGCGGATGAACTGATTCTCGACATCCGTAAACTGAGCCTGTGCACAGTTGATTAGCGCTCCGACGGCGCAAAAGATAACGACTGATCGACAATTTCCCATACTGCCCTCTGTTGGCTTCCCTCGATTCGGTCACGCTGTTCTGCTGGTGACTGAGGCAAGGCAAACAATTCCTCGCAGACCCATCCAACTCCATTTTTGTCACTGAGGCTCGGACAGAGTACCGAAAGACGGATACGAGTTTCCTTCATTTGCGATTGTAGGGCGCGAATTGAATCGACAAATGCGATCCATTGCTTCTCGATTCGGTCGAACTGGTGGGCATTCGCCGCTTCACCCAGAGCATCCAGAATCAAAATGGAGCGGCTCGCTCTCGGCCTAAATTCGTTCCATTTAGCCTTGAAGTTTGTAGCGATTGGGTTCCGAGACGCTCCAGTTAGCCGACAGAGTGCATTGATGGTATTCCCACCTCCGGCAACGTCTACCGGTCCGCCATATCTCAAAGGCAAATTGGGCAATTTAGGCATCAATCCGCCGCCCCAAGGCCATGCGATGTTAATCGGCGCCAACTCTCTATCTTCGCGTGATTTGTTGAAATCCAAATTCGAAAGGAGTTCTCGGCTGTCGTCGATGTAAGTCTTGAGCAGTCTGTCGCCATCTCCTTGCGGCATGTTTTCCTCGATATCTTGACCGATTACCTCCCCAAACGGCACCAGTCGGTTGCTAATCGAGCCTCCTTCCCAAACAAGTCCGAGGTCAAGACCATGTTCGGCAATCAGGGTGAGTTTTGTCGAATTCAGCCGATTCAACTGGTTTACGATTTGAATGAACTCCGCTTCAGTGCTGACTAACGGCTGGCGCATGAACCCGCCAGCATCAACGGAACCTAGACTCAGTGCGAGGAGAACCGCATCTTGTGGCGGAAATACTTTGTGCAGGGCGACAGCTAGGGGGCCAGCATGAATATCGATTTCGGGCGGGAGTCCAAGAAATTGCGATTCAAAACAATGAACGGAATCCTGCTTCGGCTGAAGTCTGAAACACTCTTCCCATCTAAGCCGCCAGTCCGGCCAGAAACCAGATTCTTCTGCGCCGTCCAGCATGCCGGGAGCAACGACGATCAGCCGGACGGGGTGTTTCTTCGTTGACTCCATCGTTCAATAAGTATCACACAGACGGCGGCCCCGGCAAGGTCGATGAGAACGTCTTCGATCTTCCCTGTTCTTCCGGGCGTGAACGTCTGCCGGACTTCATCAAAACAGGAAACCCCAAGAACCAAAATGAGAGCCATCATCAGGCGACGTACCTCTTCACGAAGGGCAAACCATGCGCTAAGTCCAATCAATCCGTAGTAAGAAAAGTGGATTGTCTTTCTGAGTGCGAGGACTGCAAAGTCGGCTTGCTGAAACGTCAAACCGAAGTGGCCCATCAGATATTCGGCCCATCCACCAGCACCTCCCGCCCCGCCCGAAAAGTAAGTGAGTGGTAACGCCAGTGCAATCACCGGAACCCAAGCGAGTCGCACCCCGATTCCGAAGGCCGCCATAAGTACCGCAGCGATGCTAATTAGTGGAATGGTGAGGTCGTTTGGCGGACATTTGGTATAGAACACATTCATCGAAGCGCAAAGCAAAACGATCCCTGCTTGCTGCGACGGTGCCAAGAACGCGATCAAACTGCCCGCACATAGCAGGCACAGCATCGGAATCCCAGACTGTCCGACCGACAAGCTGACCGCGAACAAGGCCCCAAAGCAAAGGCAAGTGAGCCATGCTTGGCGTTCGGGCTTTGCCATAATGAAGTCGCGCATGAGAATCTTGATAACAAACGACGACGGCATCAACGCACCCGGGATTCGGAGCCTTTTGAGAGTCGCTCGGCAGTTTGGTGAAGTCAAGATTGTAGCCCCAGACCGAGAACGAAGTGCTTGCGGTCACAGCATGACTTTGCGCGATCCGCTCAGGGTTCGCCAAGTGGACTGCGATGGAGTTGAAGGGTTTGAAGTGAACGGAGTGCCAGTGGATTGCGTGAACGTCGGGCTGCGCGTCGCATGGCCAGATGGATGTGATCTCGTCCTG harbors:
- the trmFO gene encoding methylenetetrahydrofolate--tRNA-(uracil(54)-C(5))-methyltransferase (FADH(2)-oxidizing) TrmFO, translating into MITVVGGGFAGVEAAWAAATRGQRVVLYEMRPVRMTPAHTTDSFAELVCSNSFKSKLSTSPAGQLKAEMSALGSIVLEIAERHSVPAGEALAVDRAKFAEDITRTIADHPLIEVRREEFQPEDVDTAIQNGPLILATGPLTSPELSEALAGWIGRKHLYFYDAVSPTVTVESIDFNIAFRESRYGKGDGQDYINCPFEKDSYLNFVRELVNAERAPIHAFEAGGKRDADPNELEGQLLEKIKYFSGCTPIEAIAEKGERSLAFGNFKPVGLTDPRTGRRPYAALQLRPENKEGTLYSLVASQTRLKWGEQKRIFQMVPGLENAEFVRYGVIHRNTYVEAPTALDDRLQVVQKPGVFLSGQLTGVEGYVESAAIGILSGLHAVAQLGGFELPLPSRATAYGGLISHLRDPIEREFAPMNVNWGLFPDPPEPMRDKGLKRAYKIEKANEGLQEWIELLRDAGIIGRDAS
- the leuB gene encoding 3-isopropylmalate dehydrogenase, producing the protein MPHKIAVLAGDGIGPEVTAEAVKVLNAVRTDLEFTEALIGGAAYDATGTPLPEDTLALCKESDAVLLGAVGGPKWDRIEPISMRPEVGALLPLRRELNLYANVRPAKAFKQLLSASPVKMPNGPIDCVVFRELTGGIYFGQPRERRENGTVAIDTCVYSRFEIERIARRSFEIARNRRKQVCSVDKANVLETSRLWREVVNEIALEFPDVSLSHMLVDNCAMQLVRDPAQFDVILTENMFGDILSDEAAMVTGSLGLLPSASLSDGSFGLYEPSHGSAPDIAGQGKANPIATILSAAMLLEYSLGDIDGAGKIESAIESTLEAGLRTADIFESGCQLVSTSQMGTAIAERIAR
- a CDS encoding cellulase family glycosylhydrolase, which encodes MNSNTMIRNLILLVLPFVLQSSQILDRKFESSQRTPPTDKVLSRLAAGVNVDHWLSHRDSVEIKDIKGYLPPSEMDFMKSMGIKMIRLPFVQRAISDSDSGLPLNEAKCKAVESEIRELNRRGIFVILDFHPKETFGATLNDPKNAASFIEFWKAVATRFSKISESNIAFEVLNEPTTGNRTMWWSVQLRAVQAIRSVAPKHTILVSPDGRSEIKDLIAEKPYEIPNLVYVFHFYDPFIFTHNNAPWVDSHLANWRGVRYPSSPETAKRLETQVQNRAWLEVYNEYSKQTWNYDAIENRIALADQWAKHFGVKLICDEFGTYRPNADPYSRTLWHRDVRKALEKFGIGWAMYSYRGGMGFAYREFFVPESYDTADWNTVFALGYQKPPRPKSR
- a CDS encoding phosphatase PAP2 family protein, which codes for MFDWLWQFDVWGVRALNVDARQSWLDPIMLVITNTGLGQIQLAPFLAIVINKKLNQKFHWLTWLVVSVIVGILGWRENHLILHLASFAVLAIAFYRIKPELASKVWGSVILGFLIHGILRQLFHRPRPSNFAWSNPLEPYFQDSFPSGHAFSTAAIAFCLMMNLSGSGVRVLAGVWLLLVMASRVYVGVHFPTDVLAGAGIGLMAASIVQMLTKGPVQRTIEV
- a CDS encoding redoxin domain-containing protein, which encodes MKVRVIAIAFPLSCVLAISGFLMSRMAKSQPFGEKPYVIPTRHPVTKEMEIAAENLKRTPAPKFVLSDQNGDLISSDLLKSGKPTLLLFIKDGCPCSIESQPFFNDLAAKFGGDVHFLGIIDGSAKASQNFADANTVPFSILVDPSKSLMKAFKIEASSSFAVIDGKGMIVTVSPGYNKASLRQANFLLGTLSKTGPREFDDADVPEKITAGCAFFSD
- a CDS encoding haloacid dehalogenase, coding for MSIPLVDPEARQILDAMHKRRESALAICRQIIQLCSKSIRHVHRKQFAEAEVLLEEAKQRSRALRAELTPSPAILYAGYLQDAEKELVEAAAVFAITQSKPVPSLAELGVDVVSYLNGLGEAASECRRYALDELRHSRGEEAERILIWMESVYDELITYDYPDSLSGGLRRTCDALRAVVERTRSDYTLTLSQKELLAELKKYNSSR
- the radC gene encoding DNA repair protein RadC, with amino-acid sequence MNPTPEETIYERYLIEGKESASIPLLIGIVAAENPDGVATIVENAKVLMTRRGLDSLRDLSRADLEEIGVTDPFRIQQCLAAFELARRFSLVNRGQKTRIDRAEDIYKLFRDLDGEPKEYFCALYLDSKNNVLSRKTIHIGTINMSIVGPREVFREAVREGAASFAVVHNHPSGDPTPSPEDMDVTEKLAQVGVLLDIPLIDHIIIGHNKYTSFKKLKLL
- the carA gene encoding glutamine-hydrolyzing carbamoyl-phosphate synthase small subunit, whose protein sequence is MNLILSDGTVYPGRPLGAIRETVGEVVFNTGMTGYQEILTDPSYAGQLVTMTYPLIGNYGINEDDFQSDRLQPSGFIVREACDRPSNWRSKKSLHELLSERGLTGIQGIDTRALTRHIREMGVCMGMITLENPEQAVARLHAMESYDETDFVYKVTTRTPYAWGKMGREAIDEPSSPYNKKLVAIDCGLKQNILRRFASLGVRTIILPATASVNEILSYDPDGILLSPGPGDPARLQPIVATVKELLGQKPIFGICLGNQLLCQALGGSTYKLPFGHRGSNHPVKDLLDGSVTITSQNHGYAVDPESLEGTGAEVTQINVNDGTVEGIRHQDYRATSIQYHPEAAPGPWDSRKYFVQFVDSL
- a CDS encoding VanZ family protein; the encoded protein is MRDFIMAKPERQAWLTCLCFGALFAVSLSVGQSGIPMLCLLCAGSLIAFLAPSQQAGIVLLCASMNVFYTKCPPNDLTIPLISIAAVLMAAFGIGVRLAWVPVIALALPLTYFSGGAGGAGGWAEYLMGHFGLTFQQADFAVLALRKTIHFSYYGLIGLSAWFALREEVRRLMMALILVLGVSCFDEVRQTFTPGRTGKIEDVLIDLAGAAVCVILIERWSQRRNTPSG